In Cyanobacteriota bacterium, one DNA window encodes the following:
- the rimM gene encoding ribosome maturation factor RimM (Essential for efficient processing of 16S rRNA), with the protein MVDSQQQPTDWLEVGKVVGVQGLKGEVRVYPDSDFPERFLQPGLRWLRYPQQSQPQPIQLQRGRYLAGKGLYVLKFEGVDDRTQAEALRDCVLLVSADDRPQLADGEFHVPDLLGLSVIHQPSGDVIGTVIDVIAAGNDLLVVQPHLASESQPACRDNLLIPFVFEIVPIVDLEHQQIEITPPTGLIPGY; encoded by the coding sequence ATGGTAGATAGCCAACAGCAACCCACCGACTGGTTGGAAGTAGGCAAGGTTGTCGGGGTGCAGGGGTTAAAGGGTGAAGTGCGTGTCTATCCCGACTCTGACTTTCCAGAAAGGTTTTTGCAGCCAGGGCTGCGTTGGTTACGCTATCCCCAGCAATCCCAGCCACAGCCTATCCAATTGCAACGAGGTCGCTACTTAGCAGGTAAGGGGTTATACGTGTTGAAGTTTGAGGGTGTTGACGATCGCACCCAGGCAGAGGCTCTGCGAGATTGTGTGCTGTTGGTGTCTGCTGACGATCGACCCCAACTTGCTGATGGTGAGTTCCACGTACCAGATTTGCTAGGATTATCGGTCATTCATCAACCATCTGGAGATGTGATTGGCACTGTGATTGATGTAATTGCAGCCGGGAATGACCTCTTAGTTGTGCAGCCGCACCTAGCTAGTGAATCCCAACCAGCCTGCAGGGACAATTTATTAATTCCGTTTGTGTTTGAGATTGTCCCCATTGTGGACT